A portion of the Sabethes cyaneus chromosome 3, idSabCyanKW18_F2, whole genome shotgun sequence genome contains these proteins:
- the LOC128741306 gene encoding Krueppel homolog 1 isoform X1, which produces MDLWDKKDWIKDILSKSGTEIKEVPAEDLRKMVYYTGLPLLMQQADGGTMAQLCFSNNATNDRDGEQSQQHSLQQQQQQQQQRIQFQQQVVNLSSSSSSDLNNHQLSASSTQTSASSNGSPPAMSVNFGNFQTAGSSMVAANLIAQQSPATGSKFRCEQCNINFGSKSAHTSHMKSHAKHQQQQQQQQQQQLQQGMLLEGKVVGKGPVNAAVMAIPGASASADPYQCDVCKKTFAVPARLVRHYRTHTGERPFECEFCHKMFSVKENLQVHRRIHTKERPYKCEICDRAFEHSGKLHRHMRIHTGERPHKCSVCGKTFIQSGQLVIHMRTHTGEKPYKCPVEGCGKGFTCSKQLKVHSRTHTGEKPYHCDICFRDFGYNHVLKLHRVQHYGSKCYKCTICDETFKSKKEMEAHIKGHANEVPEEEDNDNKTNVTSNLSAESSRSTPEYSSSSSNMVAPDGLLAEHPMELEDNLPVAHIDMREQNSNGSSSSNSSSNCSDGNGKDAHFPDGIHYYSQFEQSVLRSYGVQSGVNPALLAAASIAAAATVSGLESNETQSNKSPSPPPLTFIMSPQQQQYHQQMVTSTTGRLSPTAAQSSQASLELVTQQQQAQAHMYQQQQHQFSEQQPQSISSRAVKIEPMAIMKNHGYFAPASQATDFRSSSDIVRQVEAAIAGTESLLTPPRSSPESPDRSSSPESDSVLMANRDNNTLPPRKRRLYFKDQPTRATGNGSAAELRMLSQTKPASEVQKSNTQSPPPPVVRMSSVIQYAKSSYE; this is translated from the exons ATGGATCTTTGGGATAAGAAAGATTGGATTAAGGACATACTGTCGAAGTCCGGAACGGAGATCAAGGAAGTGCCAGCTGAAG ATCTACGCAAAATGGTCTACTACACGGGACTGCCACTGCTGATGCAGCAGGCAGATGGCGGCACAATGGCACAGCTCTGCTTCAGCAATAATGCGACGAACGATCGCGATGGCGAACAGTCGCAGCAGCATTCGttgcaacaacagcagcagcagcagcagcagcgaataCAGTTCCAGCAGCAGGTTGTCAATTtgagcagtagcagcagcagcgatcTGAACAACCACCAGCTCTCAGCTTCTTCGACGCAAACCAGTGCAAGCAGCAATGGCTCTCCGCCAGCAATGTCTGTCAATTTTGGAAACTTCCAAACGGCAGGCAGCAGCATGGTTGCTGCTAATTTGATTGCGCAGCAATCCCCGGCCACCGGTTCCAAGTTCCGTTGCGAGCAATGTAATATCAACTTTGGTAGCAAAAGTGCCCATACCAGTCACATGAAATCTCATGCCAAgcatcagcaacagcaacaacagcagcagcaacaacaacttCAGCAAGGAATGCTGCTGGAGGGAAAAGTTGTTGGAAAAGGCCCGGTGAACGCAGCAGTTATGGCTATTCCAGGAGCGTCGGCTTCGGCCGATCCGTACCAGTGTGATGTGTGTAAGAAAACGTTTGCCGTTCCTGCCCGATTGGTGCGACACTATCGTACCCACACCGGAGAGCGTCCTTTCGAGTGCGAATTTTGCCATAAGATGTTTAGCGTCAAGGAGAACCTGCAGGTTCACCGACGGATTCACACCAAGGAGCGACCGTATAAGTGCGAAATTTGCGATCGTGCCTTCGAGCACAGTGGAAAGCTTCATCGGCACATGCGAATTCACACCGGAGAGCGACCGCATAAGTGCAGTGTCTGTGGTAAAACATTCATCCAGTCTGGTCAACTAGTCATTCATATGCGAACGCATACCG GTGAAAAACCTTACAAATGTCCAGTGGAAGGTTGTGGAAAAGGTTTTACGTGTTCGAAGCAGTTGAAGGTACATTCGCGTACGCACACCGGAGAGAAACCGTACCATTGTGATATTTGCTTCCGTGACTTTGGATATAACCATGTGCTGAAGCTGCACCGGGTTCAGCATTATGGCTCCAAGTGCTACAAGTGCACTATTTGCGACGAAACATTCAAGAGCAAGAAGGAAATGGAGGCACACATTAAAGGACATGCAAACGAGGTTCCAGAGGAGGAGGATAACGACAACAAAACGAATGTGACTTCCAATCTGAGTGCCGAATCTAGTCGAAGTACTCCGGAATATTCGTCAAGCTCAAGCAATATGGTGGCACCGGATGGTTTATTGGCAGAACATCCGATGGAATTGGAGGACAATCTTCCGGTAGCTCACATTGATATGCGCGAACAGAACAGtaatggcagcagcagcagcaacagtagCAGTAATTGTAGTGATGGCAACGGCAAAGATGCCCACTTCCCGGATGGTATTCACTACTACTCTCAGTTCGAGCAGTCCGTTCTGCGAAGTTACGGCGTTCAGTCCGGCGTGAATCCGGCACTGTTGGCAGCGGCTTCGATTGCTGCCGCTGCTACCGTATCCGGTCTAGAGTCAAACGAAACGCAAAGCAATAAAAGTCCCTCTCCTCCCCCGCTTACGTTCATCATGTCACCACAGCAGCAACAATACCATCAACAAATGGTGACCTCAACCACTGGACGGTTGTCACCAACGGCGGCACAGTCTTCGCAAGCATCACTCGAGTTGGTTACTCAACAACAGCAAGCACAAGCTCATATGtatcaacagcagcaacatcAGTTTTCGGAACAACAACCACAGTCGATCAGCTCGAGGGCCGTGAAAATCGAACCGATGGCCATCATGAAGAACCATGGATACTTTGCTCCTGCTTCGCAAGCTACCGACTTCCG GTCCTCCAGTGACATCGTTCGGCAGGTCGAAGCGGCCATCGCCGGTACGGAGAGCCTGCTGACACCGCCGCGATCATCGCCGGAATCTCCGGATCGTTCATCGTCACCGGAATCCGACTCAGTATTAATGGCCAATCGGGACAATAACACGCTGCCACCCCGGAAGCGAAGACTGTACTTCAAGGATCAGCCAACTCGGGCCACTGGCAACGGCAGCGCTGCGGAACTGAGGATGCTAAGTCAAACGAAACCGGCTTCAGAGGTACAGAAATCCAACACGCAGTCACCGCCCCCGCCGGTAGTGCGCATGAGTTCCGTGATTCAGTACGCCAAATCCTCCTACGAGTGA
- the LOC128741306 gene encoding Krueppel homolog 1 isoform X2, giving the protein MVYYTGLPLLMQQADGGTMAQLCFSNNATNDRDGEQSQQHSLQQQQQQQQQRIQFQQQVVNLSSSSSSDLNNHQLSASSTQTSASSNGSPPAMSVNFGNFQTAGSSMVAANLIAQQSPATGSKFRCEQCNINFGSKSAHTSHMKSHAKHQQQQQQQQQQQLQQGMLLEGKVVGKGPVNAAVMAIPGASASADPYQCDVCKKTFAVPARLVRHYRTHTGERPFECEFCHKMFSVKENLQVHRRIHTKERPYKCEICDRAFEHSGKLHRHMRIHTGERPHKCSVCGKTFIQSGQLVIHMRTHTGEKPYKCPVEGCGKGFTCSKQLKVHSRTHTGEKPYHCDICFRDFGYNHVLKLHRVQHYGSKCYKCTICDETFKSKKEMEAHIKGHANEVPEEEDNDNKTNVTSNLSAESSRSTPEYSSSSSNMVAPDGLLAEHPMELEDNLPVAHIDMREQNSNGSSSSNSSSNCSDGNGKDAHFPDGIHYYSQFEQSVLRSYGVQSGVNPALLAAASIAAAATVSGLESNETQSNKSPSPPPLTFIMSPQQQQYHQQMVTSTTGRLSPTAAQSSQASLELVTQQQQAQAHMYQQQQHQFSEQQPQSISSRAVKIEPMAIMKNHGYFAPASQATDFRSSSDIVRQVEAAIAGTESLLTPPRSSPESPDRSSSPESDSVLMANRDNNTLPPRKRRLYFKDQPTRATGNGSAAELRMLSQTKPASEVQKSNTQSPPPPVVRMSSVIQYAKSSYE; this is encoded by the exons ATGGTCTACTACACGGGACTGCCACTGCTGATGCAGCAGGCAGATGGCGGCACAATGGCACAGCTCTGCTTCAGCAATAATGCGACGAACGATCGCGATGGCGAACAGTCGCAGCAGCATTCGttgcaacaacagcagcagcagcagcagcagcgaataCAGTTCCAGCAGCAGGTTGTCAATTtgagcagtagcagcagcagcgatcTGAACAACCACCAGCTCTCAGCTTCTTCGACGCAAACCAGTGCAAGCAGCAATGGCTCTCCGCCAGCAATGTCTGTCAATTTTGGAAACTTCCAAACGGCAGGCAGCAGCATGGTTGCTGCTAATTTGATTGCGCAGCAATCCCCGGCCACCGGTTCCAAGTTCCGTTGCGAGCAATGTAATATCAACTTTGGTAGCAAAAGTGCCCATACCAGTCACATGAAATCTCATGCCAAgcatcagcaacagcaacaacagcagcagcaacaacaacttCAGCAAGGAATGCTGCTGGAGGGAAAAGTTGTTGGAAAAGGCCCGGTGAACGCAGCAGTTATGGCTATTCCAGGAGCGTCGGCTTCGGCCGATCCGTACCAGTGTGATGTGTGTAAGAAAACGTTTGCCGTTCCTGCCCGATTGGTGCGACACTATCGTACCCACACCGGAGAGCGTCCTTTCGAGTGCGAATTTTGCCATAAGATGTTTAGCGTCAAGGAGAACCTGCAGGTTCACCGACGGATTCACACCAAGGAGCGACCGTATAAGTGCGAAATTTGCGATCGTGCCTTCGAGCACAGTGGAAAGCTTCATCGGCACATGCGAATTCACACCGGAGAGCGACCGCATAAGTGCAGTGTCTGTGGTAAAACATTCATCCAGTCTGGTCAACTAGTCATTCATATGCGAACGCATACCG GTGAAAAACCTTACAAATGTCCAGTGGAAGGTTGTGGAAAAGGTTTTACGTGTTCGAAGCAGTTGAAGGTACATTCGCGTACGCACACCGGAGAGAAACCGTACCATTGTGATATTTGCTTCCGTGACTTTGGATATAACCATGTGCTGAAGCTGCACCGGGTTCAGCATTATGGCTCCAAGTGCTACAAGTGCACTATTTGCGACGAAACATTCAAGAGCAAGAAGGAAATGGAGGCACACATTAAAGGACATGCAAACGAGGTTCCAGAGGAGGAGGATAACGACAACAAAACGAATGTGACTTCCAATCTGAGTGCCGAATCTAGTCGAAGTACTCCGGAATATTCGTCAAGCTCAAGCAATATGGTGGCACCGGATGGTTTATTGGCAGAACATCCGATGGAATTGGAGGACAATCTTCCGGTAGCTCACATTGATATGCGCGAACAGAACAGtaatggcagcagcagcagcaacagtagCAGTAATTGTAGTGATGGCAACGGCAAAGATGCCCACTTCCCGGATGGTATTCACTACTACTCTCAGTTCGAGCAGTCCGTTCTGCGAAGTTACGGCGTTCAGTCCGGCGTGAATCCGGCACTGTTGGCAGCGGCTTCGATTGCTGCCGCTGCTACCGTATCCGGTCTAGAGTCAAACGAAACGCAAAGCAATAAAAGTCCCTCTCCTCCCCCGCTTACGTTCATCATGTCACCACAGCAGCAACAATACCATCAACAAATGGTGACCTCAACCACTGGACGGTTGTCACCAACGGCGGCACAGTCTTCGCAAGCATCACTCGAGTTGGTTACTCAACAACAGCAAGCACAAGCTCATATGtatcaacagcagcaacatcAGTTTTCGGAACAACAACCACAGTCGATCAGCTCGAGGGCCGTGAAAATCGAACCGATGGCCATCATGAAGAACCATGGATACTTTGCTCCTGCTTCGCAAGCTACCGACTTCCG GTCCTCCAGTGACATCGTTCGGCAGGTCGAAGCGGCCATCGCCGGTACGGAGAGCCTGCTGACACCGCCGCGATCATCGCCGGAATCTCCGGATCGTTCATCGTCACCGGAATCCGACTCAGTATTAATGGCCAATCGGGACAATAACACGCTGCCACCCCGGAAGCGAAGACTGTACTTCAAGGATCAGCCAACTCGGGCCACTGGCAACGGCAGCGCTGCGGAACTGAGGATGCTAAGTCAAACGAAACCGGCTTCAGAGGTACAGAAATCCAACACGCAGTCACCGCCCCCGCCGGTAGTGCGCATGAGTTCCGTGATTCAGTACGCCAAATCCTCCTACGAGTGA